In Nonomuraea sp. NBC_00507, the following are encoded in one genomic region:
- the ftsY gene encoding signal recognition particle-docking protein FtsY — protein sequence MDGYLGVIVIVAVVALLAAGGLFLLFRPGRKAAPPVKPPETLPIPEEKEQRPAGVGEEGEGATTTLPPPAKPAEPAVVKPEIEVPPPSAGRMVRLRSRLARSQSTLGRGLLELLSRDRLDDEVWDEIEERLITADVGVAPTRAIVEELRTKVKVLGSRTPEEVRGLLREQLLIQINPDLDRTLHIQKHGERPAVALIVGVNGTGKTTTTGKLARFLVGDGKKVVLGAADTFRAAAADQLQTWGERVGADTVRGPEAGDPASVAFDAVAKGIEEKVDVVIVDTAGRLHTKTGLMDELGKVKRVIEKKATVDEVLLVLDATTGQNGMRQAQVFAEVVNITGIALTKLDGTAKGGIVISVQRELGVPVKVVGLGEGPDDLAPFDPEVFVDAILGE from the coding sequence GTGGATGGTTACCTCGGCGTCATCGTGATCGTGGCCGTCGTCGCCCTGCTGGCGGCGGGCGGCCTGTTCCTGCTCTTCAGGCCGGGCCGCAAGGCGGCCCCGCCCGTCAAGCCGCCTGAGACCCTCCCGATACCGGAGGAGAAGGAGCAGCGGCCCGCCGGCGTGGGCGAGGAGGGCGAGGGCGCGACCACCACGCTGCCGCCTCCGGCGAAGCCGGCCGAGCCGGCCGTCGTCAAGCCCGAGATCGAGGTGCCGCCACCGTCCGCGGGCCGGATGGTGCGGCTGCGCTCGCGCCTGGCGCGTTCGCAGAGCACGCTCGGGCGCGGCCTGCTGGAGCTGCTGTCCCGCGACCGGCTCGACGACGAGGTCTGGGACGAGATCGAGGAGCGCCTGATCACGGCCGACGTGGGCGTCGCGCCGACCCGCGCGATCGTGGAGGAGCTGCGCACCAAGGTCAAGGTGCTGGGCAGTCGCACGCCCGAGGAGGTGCGCGGCCTGCTGCGCGAGCAGCTGCTCATCCAGATCAACCCCGACCTGGATCGCACGCTGCACATTCAGAAGCACGGCGAGCGGCCCGCGGTTGCGCTCATCGTGGGCGTCAACGGCACCGGCAAGACCACCACCACCGGCAAGCTCGCCCGGTTCCTCGTCGGCGACGGCAAGAAGGTCGTGCTCGGCGCGGCGGACACCTTCCGCGCCGCGGCCGCCGACCAGCTGCAGACCTGGGGTGAGCGGGTCGGCGCCGACACGGTGCGCGGCCCCGAGGCCGGCGACCCGGCCTCCGTGGCCTTCGACGCCGTGGCCAAGGGCATCGAGGAGAAGGTCGACGTGGTCATCGTCGACACCGCCGGCCGCCTGCACACCAAGACCGGGCTCATGGACGAGCTGGGCAAGGTCAAGCGGGTCATCGAGAAGAAGGCCACGGTGGACGAGGTGCTGCTCGTCCTCGACGCCACCACGGGCCAGAACGGCATGCGCCAGGCCCAGGTGTTCGCCGAGGTGGTCAACATCACCGGCATCGCGCTGACCAAGCTCGACGGCACCGCCAAGGGCGGCATCGTGATCTCGGTGCAGCGGGAGCTGGGCGTCCCGGTCAAGGTCGTGGGGCTGGGCGAGGGGCCGGACGACCTGGCGCCGTTCGATCCCGAGGTGTTCGTGGACGCGATCCTCGGCGAATGA